The genomic segment TCTCATCTTCAACTCTCTACAAAAACCGCATTTATCTTTTTATCAGCGATTAGCTTTTTAAGCATCTTTGCTTTTAATTTATACTCAGTAGTCTTAAAGCCTTTCACATCTTCTATAAACATCACACCATTTTTAAAATATGTAAAATCCGCAATGTATTTAATCTCCCTTATACTCTCATATCCGCTTTTGGTTTTATCGCTTGGCACTCTAAAACTCTCTTGCAAGACAAAAGGCACTTGTTCTTTAAGCTCACTTATTTGCTTAGCACTCTGTAAGAGTCTTAGCTCATTAGCTCTTTTAGCTTCTTTCTTACTATCATAGCCTTTTGATTTTGTGTTATGATATTTATTAAATCTCATCTCAAACACTCTGCAAGATTTCGTTTAAATGATTTATGATAGCTTTTGCACTCTTTAAATCATTGCATTTTATATTTGCTATTTTGTTTATGACATCTTTTAATAGCTCAATTCTTGTTCTTGCTTCTTTTATACCCGATAAAACACTGTTTGATAGCTTTGTATTTTGTCTTTTATCTAAAGCTTCGTTTAGTATGTTTTCAACTTCACTATCAACACAAGAATAAAACTCTTTCTCCCAGATTTCTTTTAGTCTTTTGTTGATTTTTTCATAAGTTGCTTCGGGATTGTATGTTTTCATCCAGTCCTCTACTTTGTTTTGGTTTTTTAATTCTAAATATCTGTAATACCTTAACATCTCACCACACTCATCAAATGTCATAAAATTCATAATAACCTAGGCTCCTCTTGCTCTCTTAGCTTTCTTTGTGCTTTTAAAAGCTCTTGTTCTATCCTCCAAAACTCATTAAATCTAAGCTGTTCTTTTAGCTCTTCTACAAACTTTTTATTTTGGTCAAAAAACCTGACTTTGTATTTGCCATATTTATCCCTTTGCATACTTATAAACTCAATACTTCTCATTTTCTAAACCTTTAAAAATATGTGCTATCACATCAACAGTCCAAGCATTACCTATCGCTTTGTAACGTTGTGTATTTGATACACCTACTGTATAGTCAATAGGCAATGTTTGTAATTTTTCATACTCATTTACGCTTAGGTTTCTCATCTTGTTTCTTTCTTTGTTAAGATAATATTGTGTTGTGTGTGTATTACTTGTTGTTAAACAGTTTGCTTTTTCATCACACACTGTTCTTAAAGTGTCTTTTCTTGCTTTATTGTTACGAGTTTTAAAACAAAAAGGCTTAAGCTCTCTAAACTCGTGCGTGTCTAACACATCGCTTAGTTTTATATTTTTATCATTAGGTTGTATTATGTTTGGTATATTAGTCCAGTATAAACGATTTCTGTTTTGTGCTGAAACAAGTGCTGAATTTATTTTGATAGGCTTAACTTTTAAAATATCACTTATGATATCTTGCCACTCTTGTTTCATAACTACATTTTCAAGCAAAAAATATTTAGGTTTTAATTCTTTCAAAAGTCTAACAAACTCAAAAAATAAAGCACTTCTTTCATCTTGAAAGTTTAATCTTTTACCAGCTACGGAAAAGCCTTGACAAGGACTCCCGGCAATTAATAAATCAATCTTTGGTAAATCTTTAGCTTTTATATTTTTCACATCGCCCAGACGGTATTCTTTGTCTTGTGGATAGTTATTATTTGCAATCTTTATAGCATACTCATCTATCTCGCTGCTATAATATCTTTCAACATCAACATTAGCTCTTTGCAGTGCTAATCTACCACAAGAAATTCCATCAAAAAGACTTAAAACTCTCATACTCCAACCCTCATTCTCTTACTCAAATCACTTATCATCGCAAATACAGAATTAGTCGCTACTCTTGGTGCCTCTTTTTTACTCTCTTCTATCTGTTCTGTTTTAATCTCATAAGGCTTTATATACTTCACATCGCCTATCCTTGCTTGATTTTCAAACAAAAAGTTATAAACTTCTATCGTGTCTTCCCCATCAAGCTTTGGAAATTTTCCATACTCATTTTGTGAAAACTTATTTACGATATCCAAATCATCATCAAGCCCAAGCCTTACAAAGTCGTAAAAAGGCTTAGCACCATAGCAAAACTCTTTGCCTTTAAAGTTTGACTTTATAAAGCTTATCATCGCCTCTATGTTTGAAAACACCTTGCCAGTTTGCTTAACTTCTCGCTTAAAAAGTTCTAATCTAAAAGCTGATAAAGCTTCTTTTGTGATTAGCTCTTTGCTTTTAAACTGATCAACATAATTAAGTCTAAATCTAAAAAAATTAAGCAATCTATCATCCGGTATATCTTTCATTTCCTCATCATAAATCATCGCTTGAACTTGATTACATTCCAAAGCCTGAGATATTATTTCTAGCCTATTCATTTACAGCTCCTATCAAAAATCTATTCGCATTAAAGACACTATCAAGGTCTATGTCTGGGGCTTTTGAGTAGTCCTTAAAGCCAAATCGCTTCATGTCTTCTTGACTGATTTCTTGATTGTCGTAGTTATTGCTTGACTTATACTCTTGCTTTGGTTTTGGTTTAAACACTCCTTGCCAATTATTTGCCATAGCAGTAACTATGCACTGATTTACATCAATTCCTTGGTTATGCCACTTCTCCCACTCGGCAAATTTCATTTTTATTCCCATCGGGGTTAATTTCTCTCTACGTTCTTTTTTGTAGATTAGATAATTACTCCAAATTTCAGGATTTAAAAACTTAGGCAAAACAATTTCATTTTCAACAGCTTTGATTTTTTCTTTTTTTATTTTTTCTTTTTTATTCTCTGTAGTATTCTCTGTAGTATTCTCTGCATTATAGTAAGAGATTTGCGAATTTAACTCATCTTGTTTCGTGAATTTCCCTAAACCAGTTTCGGGAAATTCCCTAATCTTGTCTTGTGAATTTACCACATCTTGTTTAGGGGTTTTTACTTGTCTAGTTTCGTTATTTTTAACTACTTTTTTATCAAAATTTAAAGCATTTTCTAACAAATCCCAATCAATTTCGTAAAAAGTTTTTGCAGGAATACCCTCGCGTGATATTGTTAAAAAATCAAGATTTTTTAGCTTAGACTTAGCACTTCTTAGCTCATCTTTACTTAGCATAGTTTCAGCCATTATCTCAGCATCTGTTTTAAATATTTTATCTTGCTTAGTAAACCAATACATTAATTGCGACAAAAGCAAACCAGCTGTTATTGACCCAGCCAGTCTTGCATACGCAGGATAGTAAGCAATAGGGCGTTCACTAAGCTGTTTAATTATCTCTTTCATATCTTACCTTTTAAGTTGACTTTCATATAAATCCTTTGTAAAATTCCCCGGCGACCAAACCAGAAAATCCAAACAAAGGACTTATATGACAGACAAAGAATTAATCCTAGAATTAACCAAAGCCGTAATAGCTAAAAACGAAAACATAACCAACAAACCCACTAATGAATTAGGCGAGATAGCTTCTCAAATCTTTAATGAAATCGCTAAAGAGATTAAAAACACTCTTAGCGATTTAGAAAAAACTAATAAATAAAACTTAGGTGAGAGCTAGTCTTAGATAACAACTAACAGCTCTTAAAACACTTGTTTGGTCGTGCCAATCTTCTATCTTTCTAAGTTCCTTAACTATTTTCTTAAAAGCCTTATCTTTTAGTTTTTGTCTTTTTCTCTCATTTCTCGTTTTTTCCATTATCTCTTCCTTTGCTTTTAAAATTTTTCTCAACTTACACAAAGCATCAAAGCTATTTTTATTATCTATTCTCCAGCTATAACCATCTACAGGCTCAGCCTTAGTATCATCTGTCGCTACACAATTATCTACACTTAAAAGGGCTATTTCAATATCCAAAAAAGCCTTATAAATCTCGTCTTCGCTCATCTTTCCTCCTTAATCTTTAATTCCAAAACCTAGTAAAAACCCGGTAGCAAACATACAAACTATTACAACAAGCAAAACGACTAATTCATTCATCTTTTACTCCCTGAGTTTACATCTTCTAGTATCTTTGCTATGGTTTGTGTCTCTAAGTCTTTATCTATAAAAGCTTTAACAAAATCAAGACAAAATCTTATGACCTCGCTATCGCTCTTAAATCCTTTCTTGTTTTGTATCTCAACGATATTTGCGATATTTTGATTGCTTAATTTAAAGCTTCTGCTATTGTCATACTTTTGTGTTGTCATTGTGTTGCTTTCGTAATGTTTTAATCGCACCAAATCTTTCGCTATTATTCAAGATATAAGAATGAATGTCATACCAAGCTGTTGCAGGTATGTTGAATTCCTTATCCATTGTTTCAATATCTTTGATATTTGGGTAAGCTGATTTGCCAAACCACAAACTGACAGCAGAGTGTGTCTTATTTGTAGCTTTTGCTATGTCAATTAGTTTAATTTTTGTTCTTTTCATTTGATAATGTTAATATAATTTACATTAAATAATACTTAATAATGTTAATTTAATTATCATTATGTTAAGTAAAATTAACTTTTACAAAAAAAGGGGATAAGTTATGTCGTTAAGTAGCAAAATTAAAAAAGCAAGAAAATTAAAAGGGTTAACGCAGTTGCAATTATCTGAATTGCTTGGTATAAATCGTGCATCAATAACACAATATGAAACAGATGTTGCTATTCCGCCTATCGCAACATTAAAACTTATTGCTGATGCGTGCGGTGTTGCTATGACTTTCTTTTTTGATGATGAGCTAGAAATTAACAGACAAATTGTAAAACAAGAATTAAAAAACAATTTTGCAAAGTATGCTGACCTAATCCCAAACCAAGCACAGATAAAAAACACAGTATTTTTACCAAAATCAGAAATGCTTATAGGTGCGGGTGCTGAAGGTGCTTTTGACTTAAGCTTGTTTGAGAGCGAGACAAGAGTTGCAGTAGATAAAAAGTTTATAGGTGCCCTAAACCCCGCAAATCTAAAATTATTTGAAGTCGTAGGAGATAGTATGTTTCCTGAGTATGATGAGGGCGACCTGGCTATTGTGGATATGGTAAATCACAGATATGATTTTGTCAAAATAGCTGGTATTTATGTAGTTAGGGTTGGTGATGTAGTTTATATTAAGCGTGTTGAGTTTTTACCAAACAATGCTGTTAAGCTAATCTCACTAAACCCAAAATACGGCGATATGTATCCACACAAAGATGGTTACGAATATGAGATTTTAGGTAAGGTTTGTGGAAAAATCAAGTTTGAAATTTCAAAAGGCTTAACATTTTCAGATAGTGGGATAAAATAAGTAGTTAATTTGTTATATTTTAACTACTTTTAACCCATTATTTAATATAATTATTGTCAATAACAACAAGGAGGACTTATGAGTGAAACATTAAAAGCTTTTATCTTTGGCTTTAAAAATGCTTTTAGATTTGTAAACACATCTGAAATAAGTACTCTTAATGAGCGTGGCGAGTTATCAGAAAAAATATTTAATGCACGTATACAAGAGTTTAAAAAACACTATGCCGAACAAAAAAATACCGAAAAAACAAAATAATAATTTAGAAAATACACCTAAAGCTTTTATAGATAAAGCTATACAGCAAAATCTAAATATAAATTTTATTCCATCAGAACTTTCGGACATTATTAAGCAAAACCCAAATTATACAGAACGTGTGTTAGAGTATTTGGAAAAAGAACAAACCCATAGACATAATTCAGACGATAGAATTTTAACATTAGAAGAAAAAGAGCAAGTCCTAAGAGCAGAAGAAGCCCCGAAGATAGCAAAATATAATTTTAGGGGACAAATATTTATCACATTAATACTATTTGCACTTATAGCAGTAACTGCTTTTGCTATACAAAAAGGCGAAGTTGGTATTGCGATAGCTGGTCTCATATCTTCTATTGTTGCAATGACACCAGCAATAATAGGCAATAGACCAAAACAAAAAGATAATTCCAAAAAACAACAATAGTCTTAGATTGAATAGTAAAAAATAAAGATAACCCAGGAGCATGCAGAATACTAAGCAAATGCCTACCTTGAGCCCAAGACTACAGCTTTAATCCGTCAAAGGTTATCTTTATTTGGCAGAGTCGCACGGAGCTATCTGCCGAATGACTTAGTATTATAGGAAAATACTATTAAATATCTTTTGCTTCATTCAGCTTGTAGTGGAATTGTTGTGTTATTGTCTTTTGCAGTCGCATTGTTTTCACTCTCAAGCTCTTTTTCGTATTCTTCCATCTCTTTTTCATATTGATACTCATCAATCATCTGTTTGGCTTTGCCAAAAACAGCACCAATTATACCTACCCCAAGACCTATACCAGAAGCTATTAAACCAGACTTTGTAGAATTATGCGATATTCTATCCCAATCTAAATCAACACCGTGCCTAACATCTCTTGAAGTAAAATAAGTATTAATATTATTTTCTAAATCATATTGGCTACATCCAACAAAAGCCATTATACATATAACAACAAAAAGTCTATTCATACAAGACCCCTTTTAATGTTTTATATGAATTATTCTATCAATACATATTTAAATTCCAAATAAAAGTAAATAAAACCATATAAAATTATATTTTTTTACAAAATGTTAGTATTATTTACTTTTTTAAGTATTATTTAATGTAAATTATATTAACATTACACCAACAAAACAAAGGAGCCCCACTCCTAGCTAGGGTTTAGCTAAAGCTACGGGTAGCGTCAGTATGTAGACGATAATTATATACTCGGTTCAAGCCCCGATAGTAGTGTGTTCGGGGGTAGTAAAATCCACACTTTTTAAAACAAAAATATGCACATTAGGCAATGAGCTTTCAACAATTGACATCTTATAGTACTTTTTAGAAAATAGAGTTATCGAACCTTTCTTAATAGAAATTGATTTTCAGCGGCGGTTTAGCAACTTGCTTAGTGTGTATTTTTTTGTTTTAAAGGATATTAGATGATAGAAGCATTTATTAGAGGTTTTGAGTTTGGCATTATCACAGGCTGTGAGCTTGTGCTTTTTGCTTGGTTTTTAGTCTTTATAGTTGATACAATTAGACTTGTTTATTTAAAGCTTCGCAATCGGTTTTAGCTAGTTCGCACTTGCCTTTATTAAAGTGAGGACAGCCGACACGAACAGGTTTGTTATTTTCATAAGTGATAACAACATTTGTTGTGTAGTCCATCACTTGACCGTTGATTTTAACGGGTATAGTGCAGTTGCCGGTGCTTTGAGTTATGAATATTTTCTTATCTTTAAAACGAAAATATTTAAAAGCGACAAGCCAACCACAACAAAAACCAGCGACAAAGATTATTAGTTCATAAGCATTAAGCGTTTTAAGATAATTTATCCATTCCATTCGCAAAGTATAACAGATTTTTTACACATATACAAGCCCTTATGACTTCAAAAAATCAAACATAAAAACCATGCAGACATAAAAAACTCCTTATTAATTAAATCAAAAATAATTGGAGTTGTAAGGGTTTGTATATGTGTAAAAAAAGGAGTAATTATGAAAACTATAAAAAAGATTTTGAGTTTATTTCAAAAAAAAGGTGCAGTTATCAAAAATATAAGATTTTTGCACCTAGAAAGGATTTAACAATGATATTAGAAAGCTATGAAAAGGATTTAATGACACACGAACAAATGCAAGCAAGAGCTGATGCATTATTTGATGAGTTTAGCTCAAAGCTAGATGATATCCTTGCTAATGCAAGCGAAGAAATCGAGCATTTAGTATCAAACTACGAAGAGTATATCAAATACAAAGATTTACAAGATGAGATAAGAACTCAAGCAAGAGCATTTTTTTAATTACAAACAAGGATTAGTTATGAAGATAGTAAAACATTTTTTAGTAATCAAAACTCAAAACCGTTATTTGGGTAAAAAGATAAAAAAACAAAGGATACAAAATGACAGATATAATTTTAAAAGTTGATTTCACAAATGAAGTCTTAACAACAAACTTTGAGAATATAAAACAAGAAGTACAAAATGAAGTTAATAAGTATAGCATAAATGTTACAGAAGATAACATCCCTGAAGCTAAAAAAGTTATGGCAAATTTTAACAAAGTCAAAAAAGAGATTGATATAAAATATAAGGAGTTTATAGATAGATTTTCCATACCTATAAACCAACTAAAAGACGAGAAAAAACAAATTGCTTTAATTATTGATAATGGAAGACAGTCAATAGCAGATAATGTAGCAGATTTTGAAAATAAAAAACTTGAAGTTATAAAACAAACTGTGCAAGCTTATATAAATACGCAATGCCAAGAAAAATCTATAAATACAGAACTTATTAATGTGTATGAGTTTGTAAAATTAACAGCAGTAACACCTAGTGGAAGTATAGCAAAAACAACAAAAGAAGCGATAGACAATAAAATAGCAATAATTGAAAACGAGATATTAAAAGCAAAACTTGAAGCAGAAGAAAAAGCAAGAAGAGATAGAGAAATAGCAGAGCAAGCAAAAGCTAAAGCCGAAGAAAGAGCAAGACAAAGAGAAATAGAACTAAGAGAAATACTAGAAAGAGAAAAACAAGAAGCTATACAAAGAGCTAAAATTGAAGAACAAAAAAGACTAGAAAGAGAAAAACAAGAAGCTATACAAGAGACAGTAAAGCAAGCTCCTATCAAAGCCGAAGATGGCAAAGTAATATACATAATAAGAGCTGATTTTAATGTCAAAGCAAATGCTAATGCAGATAGAAATATTTTACTTGGAAAAGTCAAAGATTTGCTAGGAAAAGCTGGAATAACAGAATTTGTTAATTTGGAAGTGTTAAATGCTTGATATTGATTTAAACATAGCATTAACTAACAAAGAATACCACTCAAGAAGTGAGATAAGCAAAAGCGACCTTGATAAATTAGCAAAAAGCCCATTTCACTTTAAGTTTAAAAGTGAGTTTGAAACAGAGCCAAGCCAAACCTTGATTTTAGGCTCATTAGTTCATAAATTAGTCCTTGAACCACAAGATTTTAACAATGAGTTTATCATAGAGCCTGTGTGTGATAAGCGAACCAAAGCCGGTAAAGAAGCCTATCAAGAGTTTTTAACAAGTGTAGGCGATAAAACCATAGTCCCACAAAGCTTAAACGAAACAGCACAAGAGATAGCTTTAAAGGTTCTTTCTATGAAAGAGACCGGGCTGTTTTTAAAAAACGGCTTAGCAGAACAGAGCTATTTTGGAGAGATTGAAGGTGTTAAGGTCAAATGTCGCCCCGATTTTTATAATGAAAGTCTAGGTTTAGCCATTGATTTAAAGACTACATCAGATGCAAGTGCTACAGGCTTTGCAAAGAGTGTAGCAAACTTTAACTATCACATACAAGCAAGTTTTTACAGCGATATTTTAAGACAAAACGGCAAAGAAGTAAATAACTTCTTATTTATCGCAGTAGAAACCAAAAAGCCTTATATGGTGGGCTTTTATGAGCTAGACCAAACAGCCATAGATAAAGGCAGAGATGATTATTTAAGATTGCTTGACCTTTACAAAGTATGCGAGGCTAAAAACGAATGGTGGGGCTATGCTGAGTTTAAAGACAACGAAGTAAATCACATACAAACACTAGCCTTACCAAACTGGAAATTTTATCAAGAAGTAGGAGCTTAAACATTGTATTACAACCTAAATAAGCTTTTAATATGTTTTTGAATAAAATTATAAAAACTAAGGAGTGATAATGATACCTAAAAATTATAAATGCCCTAAATGTGGCAATGAAAAAATCAAACAAGACAGAGCTGATAAACTTGCAGGAGCAACGATAGAAGACTCTTATTTAGTATGTAAAGAATGTGGTTATACAGATGATGAAATTAAATTTATGTATTATGGTAATGAAAACATAGTTAAACATACTTGCAGAATACTAGGGATAACACAAAAAGAATTAGCAGAGATGATAGGCGTTGCTGACAATACCCCAGCACAATGGGCTACACAAAAAGAGCCACCAGAGATGGCTATAAAATTTATGAACCTTTTATTGGCTCATAACAAGGTAAAAAAACAACTAGATAAATTCAAACAAGCATTTAAATTATTAGATGAAGCTAAACAATCCTAAGCCATTATTTTGTGAGATTAAACCAAAGGGGTGTCAGAAATACTGATACCCCTTTTTTTATATGGTAAATAATAATTAAGATAAAAACTTTACAATATAAATAAAATTACTTGACAAATATTTATAATGATGATACAATTCGAACATAAATATTTACCACAAGGATTTTATTATGAAAAATTTATTTACAGCAACAAACAAGGCTCATACATTCCAAACATTTACAACAGAACAAGTCGCTAATGGTTATGGTGTAGCATTAACAACAATAAGAAACCACAAAGCAGAGCATTCAGACGAGATAGCAGAAAATATACATTTTGTGTATGAAGTTATTTCAACCAATGGTGGCAAACAAGAGATGTTAAAATGGACTTTACGTGGAATTGTTAAGCTTGGTATGTTTATAAGAAGCAAGGAAGCCAAAAAGTTTAGACTATGGGCGGAGCAAGAGCTAGAAAAATCTATTTTAGCAGAGCTTGAAAAAGCAAACGAGATAAGAGAAAAAAATATAACTTATGTGAATGAGATATCAAACCTAAAAGCCTATCAAATGGCACAAGGTAAGCACCATAATTACCAAGTTTTAGGCTACAAATCCCAAATATCACAGAAAAACAAAGAGATAGTAGCACTAAAACAAGAGTTAGTCAAAGCACAAAAGATTTACACAGCACAGGTTGATGATGATAGTTATAAGGCTATGTATAAAAATGCCATCTTAGAGCGAAACTACTATTATCAAAAATGCCAAAAGCTAAAAGAGTGCTTTTTTACAAAAGAACAAAAAACATTTCAAATCCTAAACGATATAAGAACACAACTAGACAAGACCTACACAGATGTTGGGGCTTTGATAGCTTATGTTTGGGAAGACAACGATTATTTTATACAAAACAGATAGGAGCATAAGATGAGTACCGAGATAACAGAAATACAAACACAAATGCAAAGATTTGAGTTAGAACAAAGACAAGCAAAGGCTTTTAGTATGTCTGTGTTTTTTCCACAACACTTAAAAGGACAAGGGCCAAATGCACAGCTTATATCTACATCAAATGCAGTAGTTGTTTATGATTTGGCTTATAGAATGAATGTAAGCCCATTAGAGATAGCACAAAGCATATTTATCATATACGGGAAGCCAAGCTTTGAAACCAAGTTTTTAGTAGCTAGGTTAAATATGAGTGGTAAAATCAAAGGAAGGCTAAAGACAATTATATCAGATGATAAAAAAAGTGCTTATTGTGAAGCCATAGATGCCGAAACCGGCGAGACTTACAGGGGCTCTACTATCACACTTGATATGGCAGCTGCTGAAGGTTGGCTAAGTAAATCCGGCTCAAAATGGAAAACGATGCCAGAACTTATGCTTAGATACAGGGCTCAAAGCTTTTTTATAAACGAATACTACCCAGAAGTAAAACTAGGCATAAAATCAAAAGAAGAACTTCAAGATAGCGATGAGATAACAATTCAGCCTAAGAAACCAAACCTAAATGAAATTGTTAGCGAAAAAGAGAAAAAAGAGCTATTAGAAGTTGAGATAGAACCACAAACATTACCACACGATGAGCTAGAAAAAGAACTCGTAGCTCGTGGCATAGATGAAGACCTTGCAGAAGATGTAGTAAGTCGTTTTAGTAAAGAACAGGTATTGCAACTACTAAGCGACCCAAATGCGATAGATAACCTAATAGAACAAAGTGCATAAAGGTATACAAATGAATATAATGACACCAACTAAATACTTATACGATGTAGAGCCAAGCGAATTATTAGACCTAACACCTATTGGAAATGAACGAATTAAACTAGCAAGAGAGCTTTTAACAAAACTTCAAAAAGCCCCACTTAAAGCAAGAGATGATGAGCGAATATCAAAAGTTTATAAAGCTATTAATTTTTGGCAAGATTTACTTATAGAAAGGTATAACGATGAGCTCCTTAAAAATTAGCAAAGAAATAGTATCTGATTTTATCAAGTTTGGCAAAGAGATGACAGCGACTGATTTTAAAAGAAGCAATGCAAATCAATACTTAGCACCATTAGCAAAACAAGGCATTTTACAATCACGATGGCATACAAACGACAAAGGCACAAAATGCAAAATGTATCGTATAAACGA from the Campylobacter pinnipediorum subsp. pinnipediorum genome contains:
- a CDS encoding DUF1064 domain-containing protein — translated: MRFNKYHNTKSKGYDSKKEAKRANELRLLQSAKQISELKEQVPFVLQESFRVPSDKTKSGYESIREIKYIADFTYFKNGVMFIEDVKGFKTTEYKLKAKMLKKLIADKKINAVFVES
- a CDS encoding PD-(D/E)XK nuclease-like domain-containing protein, which encodes MLDIDLNIALTNKEYHSRSEISKSDLDKLAKSPFHFKFKSEFETEPSQTLILGSLVHKLVLEPQDFNNEFIIEPVCDKRTKAGKEAYQEFLTSVGDKTIVPQSLNETAQEIALKVLSMKETGLFLKNGLAEQSYFGEIEGVKVKCRPDFYNESLGLAIDLKTTSDASATGFAKSVANFNYHIQASFYSDILRQNGKEVNNFLFIAVETKKPYMVGFYELDQTAIDKGRDDYLRLLDLYKVCEAKNEWWGYAEFKDNEVNHIQTLALPNWKFYQEVGA
- a CDS encoding DUF1351 domain-containing protein, which encodes MTDIILKVDFTNEVLTTNFENIKQEVQNEVNKYSINVTEDNIPEAKKVMANFNKVKKEIDIKYKEFIDRFSIPINQLKDEKKQIALIIDNGRQSIADNVADFENKKLEVIKQTVQAYINTQCQEKSINTELINVYEFVKLTAVTPSGSIAKTTKEAIDNKIAIIENEILKAKLEAEEKARRDREIAEQAKAKAEERARQREIELREILEREKQEAIQRAKIEEQKRLEREKQEAIQETVKQAPIKAEDGKVIYIIRADFNVKANANADRNILLGKVKDLLGKAGITEFVNLEVLNA
- a CDS encoding DNA cytosine methyltransferase, with translation MRVLSLFDGISCGRLALQRANVDVERYYSSEIDEYAIKIANNNYPQDKEYRLGDVKNIKAKDLPKIDLLIAGSPCQGFSVAGKRLNFQDERSALFFEFVRLLKELKPKYFLLENVVMKQEWQDIISDILKVKPIKINSALVSAQNRNRLYWTNIPNIIQPNDKNIKLSDVLDTHEFRELKPFCFKTRNNKARKDTLRTVCDEKANCLTTSNTHTTQYYLNKERNKMRNLSVNEYEKLQTLPIDYTVGVSNTQRYKAIGNAWTVDVIAHIFKGLENEKY
- a CDS encoding DUF2335 domain-containing protein; protein product: MPNKKIPKKQNNNLENTPKAFIDKAIQQNLNINFIPSELSDIIKQNPNYTERVLEYLEKEQTHRHNSDDRILTLEEKEQVLRAEEAPKIAKYNFRGQIFITLILFALIAVTAFAIQKGEVGIAIAGLISSIVAMTPAIIGNRPKQKDNSKKQQ
- a CDS encoding XRE family transcriptional regulator is translated as MSLSSKIKKARKLKGLTQLQLSELLGINRASITQYETDVAIPPIATLKLIADACGVAMTFFFDDELEINRQIVKQELKNNFAKYADLIPNQAQIKNTVFLPKSEMLIGAGAEGAFDLSLFESETRVAVDKKFIGALNPANLKLFEVVGDSMFPEYDEGDLAIVDMVNHRYDFVKIAGIYVVRVGDVVYIKRVEFLPNNAVKLISLNPKYGDMYPHKDGYEYEILGKVCGKIKFEISKGLTFSDSGIK